The Methanobacterium sp. sequence CTCCCTTCTTCTGGTACCATATGATCTGATCAACGATCATTTTATGGCCTATATGCATTTTTCCACTTGGCATCATGCCGCTTATAACTGCAAATGGGTTTCCTTCCCTCATTGATTTTACTATTCTGCCGTAATCTCTCTGGCCAAAAACAATGCCCCTTGTTATTAGATGATGAGGAGATTCAATTTCTTCAACAAAATCTGCAAATGGTTTAATTCCAAATTGTTCTATGAGTTTTTCATAATCTAAAGTTGCTGAACCCCATGGATCTATCACTTTGTTCACCTGAATTAAGATTTAAATTTTAACATATACAAATTGCTCAAGATAATTTGTATTTTATGGTCATTTCCAACAATGATGTTAATAATCAATGCAATATTTTATAATTTACTATTAATTGCCTATTTTAGAATATATAATGTATTAAGTTATTTATTTTAAATACTGTTCTTTTATGGCCTTGTCCATTCTACATTGTAATATGTGATGTCGTTTTCTTCATCAACAACTGCAAAAAGAAGCTTTTTATTTACTCCATGTGCTACCCGAACATAACTTGAAAAATCAGTTGCTGGAATCTCACAATTTTCAGGAACCACCTTTACAAGATAATCTGAATGACCGTCACCAGGGGATTTTCCTCTTTCATACAGCCTAAATTCAGAGCCGTATTTAAATCCTGTCTTAACAATATAACCCCTGTTTCTAAGATCACTGTAAACAAGGTATTTTATGAATAGATCTTCTCCACGAACCATTTCAAACATTTCATCTATTGATATGTTTTTTCCTTTCTTTGAAATTTTTAATTTGCCTTTTTCAGCAAGATAAAGTGCCTCAATAAGGGTAATTTGCAACCCTTCCTCACTCATATTCCCATAATGGCTTTTTTCGTGGAGTTTTATTCCTTTTTTATCTTTGATTATAACTAAATTTCCTGATAATTCTGAATTCATTGTAAATCACTTGAGATTTTATTCTAATTTACTTCTCAATTATTGCATGCCTTCTTTTTAGATCTGTTTCTTTTTTACCAAGACGTGCCATAAACTCAGCTATAAGCCCATCAAGGAATAAATGAGTACTATCTTCAAAAAGAGTACCCATTGGAGCTAAATCATCATAATGTCCCTTTAAAACATTTGATGTATAGTGTTTCCACGGTCTTTTTGTTTTACTTTTAATATTAATAACAACATCTAAACTTTCTCGAAGTCTTGACTCTGGATTTCCAGTTATTCCTATAACCTTTGCATTAACTTCCTTTGCCGTTTCAGCAGCTAAAGTAACGGTTTTAGTTTCTCCAGATCCTGATATTGCAATTAAACAGTCTGATTTTTTAATTGCAGGGGTTGTTACATCTCCAACAACAAATACTGTAAAGCCAAGATGCATAAGTCTCATTGCAAACATTTTTCCAACAAGTTCAGACCTTCCAGTTCCCACAATAAAAACGCCTTCTGAATTTACAATAGTATCTATCATTTCAGAAACGCTTTCTTCTTCTATCTTATTTATAACTTCTAAAGCATGTTTAGTGATTTCTTTAGCTGTTTTTTTTACGTATTTCATCTTATTCCCTGTAATAAATTAATTTAAATGGATTTATTTAAAGTCCGGTTATTCTAATACCGGCCAGTTTTATTCTATTTCGAATATTGAGATTTATAAGCAATGGGGTAATCTTTTCCACAATTCTTGCATTTTCAAGGGGGCCGCAGTCTATGGCTTTAACGCCAGGAATCTTTTCTGCAAGTGCCATAACCTCTTTTTTAGCTTCTGCATCATCTCCAGATATTAGACAATCACATTCTACATCTTCAGTTATATTCAGCAGGCTTGCAGCACTGATATTGTTAAAAGCAGATATAACTTTTACATTTTTATCTTTTAGGAATTCAGCAGAGCGTTCTGCAGCAGATCCATTCCATACTTCAATATATCTTGTTGGTTTTCCTCCAATACAGCCATCTAAAGGAACTGTTGCATCGATCATTATTTTATCTTCTAACTGGTCTTTTACGCTTCTAAGAGTTACCATTTGAGCTTGAAGAGGCACAGTTAATAATGCAATGTCACCTTCTGCTGCTGCTTCATCATTGGTCATTCCAGCAACATTTCTGGTTTCATCACCATCTAACATATTTTTTATCATATCAACCGTATTTTCAGCTTTTTTAATATCTCTTGAGCCGATTATTACAGTTTCGCCTGCTTTTACAAATCTTACTGCCAATCCTATTCCCTGATCTCCGGTTCCACCAATCATTGCAATTTTCATAAAAAATCCCCATTTTTAAATATCATTAATATTTTATCTTATTTACATTATTTAATCAACAATATTTAAGAATGATCCAATGTATAATTCGAAAATAGATATTTTAACTTTAAAATTTGGTTATATAAATTTATTCCGTTGATTGATTAATCTGTAAATATGAAGCTCATTTTACAATTTAAAATGGTCTCCTTTTGATTTTTAATTATTATTTTCACCTTAAGTTCAATCATTTCATCAAATAATATCATACTTATGATAAAATAAATATTAATTGAGGCTATATCTAATTGCCGAAGATCTCTATTCGGCTCCAATAAAATCCCCAAATCTTTATCAAATTTAGATAAAGCTTTAATAACCCTTTAATTAGTATTAGAGATGGTTATGGGTGAGAAATAATTTTGTTGAAGGATGATCACGATATAGTTAAAAATCTCCAGTAAAACATGTTATGAAAAATGCCTGAAGAATCAAAGGAATTTACACGTCCTTTTTTAATTACACATACACATTGAAAGTCAAAGACAATAGATTAATTAAAAAAACTGAAAGAAAAAATGAATCGGGATTTTCTTTAATGCTTCATCATTTAAAATTCTTTAAATTATTTATGTAATCAAGACTTTTTAAAATTTCATCCTGCTTTTTAACTTCGATTACACAGATTCCATCAAATTTAATCTTATTTAAACCATTAAAAAGCGATTCAAAATCAATACTTTCACTTCCAATTGCATCGTGATTATCAAATGAACCGTCATTATCACTCAGATGAATATGCTCCAGATTATCATAATTAAGCATATCTTCAACAGATATGCCCATATTATGAGCGTGGCCCACATCAAGAGTCATGTAGGCGTTGATTTCTTTTATTATATTATTAAGTTCTTCTAGATCCTTGCAAATCATTCCTTCCATGTCCGGCATGTTTTCAACGCACATCTTTATTCCCATGTCTTCAGCATATTCAGAACACTCCTTTAGCGAATTTAAAGTGTTATTCATAATTTGTTCCTTAAATTTACGTGCTAAAAATGCCATATGACCTGGATGGACAACAACAACTTGAGCATCAATTTTCACTGCTAAATCCATTGAATTTTTTATTTCTTCCACTGAAGCTTTTCTAATAGAATGGTTAGAAGAAGCTAAATTGATGTCCGAAAGAGGTGCATGTACGCTTGTTTTAAAATTATAGGAATTAACAATTTCATAATCTATTGAATTATATGGATATTCCTTTATTAGTTCAATATATTCTATTTTGATGCTTTTTAAATAATTTAATATTTCTTCAAGAGACATTGGGAATAATGCTAATGTAGATACTCCTATTTTCATTTTATCACTTATTTAAGTTGTTTATTCAAAAAAAGTTAATAAAAATTTCATTCCGATCATTCACTTCTTATTCTTGCTTGAATAGGAATATTTCGTTTTAATGCATCCAAAATAATTGTTGCAAGTTCAATATCCTTTTTTATTTTTATAGTTCCTTTTTTCCCGACTGTTGCCGTAAATAAGTATTCATCATCCACTATGATATCAAAAGGAATACCTACAGCCTCTTTACCAAAGTTTAAAACCACATAATTACCGGCAAGTTCAACATCCACTTCAGATGTTTTTTCAATTTCCATTGCTTTAAAAGGTTCAACGCCAATACTTATGCCTATTCGCTTTTCAACTTCGTCAATTGTCTTTCCTTTTTTACCAATGAGTCTTGGAATATGTTCCTCATCCATCCAAACCGTTGCACGCTTATCTGATTTCATATCAACTTCAATATGAGCTCCAGGAACTGTTTTCTTAATTTCTTTAATTATTTCCCGCTCTGCAATCTTTTGAACAGGAGTTTTCTCATAAGAAGTTGCTCCCACTTCCATGACAATTGTCTGCTCACCGTAGGTGTATATTTCATGGGCAAGGTCTCCAGTTTCAAAATCCCTGATCTCAATAACTGGTCTTGATAGATCTGCCTCTATCATTCCTGTTGGGACTTTTACAGTAAGTGCAACATCATAAACTGCCGCAACATTTCCCTCGTTTATGAAAATTGTTGTATCCACAATTGAAGGGATTATTCCAAGTTCTACCCGTCCAATCACTCTTTGAATAGCATCTATTGGTCTTGTAGCATGTACAACTCCAATCATGCCCACACCTGCAAGTCTCATGTCAGCAAAAATTTTAAAATCTCTTGTTTTCCTTAATTCATCATATATTGTGTAATCTGGACGTACTAAAAGTAAAATATCGGCTGTTTTTTCCATACTTCGCTCTAATGGCGCATACTGAGTAATTTCATTCCCAACCTGAAGGTCTCTGGGTGATTCCATGGTTTTAACCACTGAATTCAGATTTTGACTATAAAATTCAGCGATAGCCTGGGCAAATGTTGTTTTACCGGCACCAGGAGGTCCTGATATTAATATTCCTTTAGCTCTTTCCCTTAACCTTTCTATAAGTTGTTCTGGGAGCCTATAATCACTAAGAGATACCTTTGCAACAGGCCTGACAACTGTAATTTCAAATCCATCGGAAAATGGAGGTCTTGCAATGGATATTCTGTACTCTCTAAACTGAACTACTGTTGCACCTTCTCTTTCAATCTCGATGAAACTTTTAAAGTCACTTTTTGCTCTTTCTACAATTTCTCTGGCCATACTTTCAATTTCAGCATAATGTAATGGCCTAGAACCAACTTTAACAAGTTTAATGTTTCCAGGTGTTCCTTTCTTTGCCATCGGAATAACGTCTTCTTTTAGATGAACTGACATGGTATTTTCATCGAAATATTTTGTAATCTCCAGATCTTTATATTCTACCATTTCCGGCTGATAATAAATAACATCCAGTCCCTGGGCTTTTGCAACTTCTGTTTGAACTTTATCACTTGTAATTAATGTTGCATCATTATCCTGTGCTGTATCTCTTATCATGGCGTCTATTTCTCCGCCCCTTGCCAGAGATATCTGTTCTAATGTTGGTCTTTTTCCAATGTAATTTAATACAATGGTCCCTTCTGTATATAACTGCTGAAGATTTTTTAATTCTTCTAAACCATTAAAACCTGTTTCTCTTCCCCTGTTAGCCTGATTTTCCAATTCAGATACAACTGCTTCTGGTATTATTACTTCTGAGCCCCTAAATTCATCTTTCTGAACAATTTTAGTTATCCTTCCATCTACAATTACACTCGTATCTGGAACAATTCTCATCATATTTCTCTCCTAATATTTTAAAAAGTTTGTTTAATCCTTATTATAAACTTCATCTGGTTCAAAAACTTTATTTCCAACAATTTCTAATTTATTATCTTTTAATTCCCTAAAGAAGCAGGATTCATAACCTTCATGACAGGCTCCACCTTTTTGGCTAATTTTAATAAGAACAGCATCCTCATCACAGTCAACCAGTATTTCCTTCACTTCCTGGAAGTTTCCTGAACTTTCTCCCTTAAGCCATATCTTCTGGCGTGAAGTACTCCAGTAATGTGCTTTTTTTGCATCTATTGTCTTTTGAAGGGCTTCACGATTCATAAATGCCACCATGAGAACCTCTGAGGTCTTATAATCTTGAGCGACTGCTATGACCAGTTCCTGATCTCCTACTTTATGTCTGAAGTTCAAACCGCTTTCTGCTATATTCATATGATCATCTCATTTCAATTTCTTGATGTAATTTTGTGTATAAGTCGTTTAAATCAACCAGTTGCTGATCTCCAGACTTCATATTTTTTAATGTTACTTTTCCAGCATCTATATCTCTTGCACCGACTAAAACTACATATTTTGCTCCCAAGTTGTCTGCATAGGACAATATTTTCTTAGTTTTTCGTTTTGCAAGATCTACATCAGTTTTGATACCTTTTTTCCTCAAATTTTGGGTTATTTTAAACGCCTCGTCCCTCATTTCCTGAGATAGTGGCGCGACAAATATATCTACATGTCCTTTAATTGGAATCTCTGTATTCTGTTTTTCAAGTGCCCCCATAACTCTGTCAAACCCAAAGGCAAATCCTGTGGATTCCACTGGTTCGCCGCCAAACACTTCTATTAAATTATAGGTTCCACCACCACTTATTTGTTTTTGTGCTCCAAGTCCATGTACATAAATTTCAAATACAATTCCTGAGTAATAGTCCAGTCCCCTTGCTATACCGAGATTTACAATGTAATTTGTAAATCCAAATGTTTCAAGAGTATTTAAAAGCTCTTCCAGATCATTCAAAGACTTAGAAGCACCTTTACACTTTTCTACAACGCTTCTGACTTCTTCTATGACTTCTTTATGTCCCTTCATTTCAATCAGATTTAAAAGGGTTTCTTTAAGGATTGAAGATACATTTAAGTTATTCAGCAAATTTTCAAGTTCTTCAACATCGCCTTTATCAACCAAACCCATTATTTTTTCCTGATCACCTGCAGCAACTTCAGCATCGCTTAAAAGACTTCTGATAATTCCCAGGTTTCCAATATGGAATTCAAAATCCTTTAATCCAAGTTCTTCTAAGGCATGAGCCGCCATGGTAATTACTTCTGCTTCTGCCTCTGGAGACTTTCCTCCAATCAATTCACATCCAAACTGCCAGAATTGTCGGAATCTACCGGCTTGAGGCCTTTCATATCTAAAACAGCTGCCAAAATAGTACATTTTAATTGGTTTTGCATGTCTCTGAAGTTCATTGAGGTAAAGCCTTGCAACTGGAGCTGTTAACTCCGGCCTGAGTGCTAAATCCCGGTTTCCTTTATCTTTAAAGTGGTAGATTTCTTCTTTAATTGCCTCTCCTGATTTTGTGGTAAAAAGGGTGAGATCCTCAAATATTGGTGTTTTTATTTCACCATAACCATAATTTTCAAATACTCTGCGTAATGTGTTTTCAACGTATTTTCTCTTTTCCATTTCCTTAAATAGAAAATCTCGTGTTCCTCTGGGTCTTGATATTTCCATTAACTTCACCTTGCTTGATAAATAGATAAAACATGATTTTAAGAAACAAAAGTTTCATGTATCTTAACTAATTAGTTTATTATTTCATTTAATACGATTACTTTAATTATTTTAACTCTTAGAGTTTATATTAATTGATCGTTTGTGCCGGATTATTAAAGAGTAATATTAAAATAACATAAAGTTATTTAAGTCCTAAATATGCTATAAAGATTACTTAAAACTTATTTAATTACATACCTCACTATTTAAACTTTAAATGGATATAAGTATAATATGATTTTATATTTTGCATAAATAATGGCAAATTGAAGGTCGTTGATCCATATAAAGAGATTCTAGAATTGGGGATCGACAATAACAATGTATTTATAGGGACATGGAGAGAAAGAATCTAAGGAAATAGAGCAAATTTCCGCCCTGCTTAAATCAGACTATTTTAGGATTGAAATTGTGAAATAAGAGAGTTTGAAAACGAATTGGATGAAGGCTTAAATCAGACTATTTTAGGATTGAAATATACCTATCATATCAGACCCTTACGTGCCTTCAACAGGCTTAAATCAGACTATTTTAGGATTGAAATGGCAACGTTTTATTAATCGCAAGATGGGATAATTCTGCTTAAATCAGACTATTTTAGGATTGAAATATGAAAGACAATGAAATTATAAACGAATTAATGACTAGCTTAAATCAGACTATTTTAGGATTGAAATGGAAGATTAGTCTCCGCACTTGTTAGGGAGGCGGGGCTTAAATCAGACTATTTTAGGATTGAAATTACCTAATTCCGTAGCCTTGTTAATTATATCGTTATCGCTTAAATCAGACTATTTTAGGATTGAAATTTGGCATATAAAATACGGTAATTTAGAAGATTATTGGGCTTAAATCAGACTATTTTAGGATTGAAATCCCTGGAAAGTATTGCACTAAAATTCGGTATTCCTGCTTAAATCAGACTATTTTAGGATTGAAATTTATTAAATTGGAGAGTATAGAGCCAGGGGTACATAAGCTTAAATCAGACTATTTTAGGATTGAAATTGTGATAGATACGCTCCTGTACCACTGAAGTAGTAGCTTAAATCAGACTATTTTAGGATTGAAATTTATACTAGTGCATTATGGCGTAGTCATGATATTTAGGCTTAAATCAGACTATTTTAGGATTGAAATAACAGGAAGTTTTGAAGCAGAGTTTAACAAATACTGGGCTTAAATCAGACTATTTTAGGATTGAAATCTTACTAATAAGAGCTGTTTCTAATTCAGTAATAAAGCTTAAATCAGACTATTTTAGGATTGAAATAATGGTTATGCTATTCTATTAGGAGATTTATGTGATAGCTTAAATCAGACTATTTTAGGATTGAAATTAAATTCTTTTTATACGGTTTTAATCTATCAACTGGCTTAAATCAGACTATTTTAGGATTGAAATTTGGCATATAAAATACGGTAATTTAGAAGATTATTGGGCTTAAATCAGACTATTTTAGGATTGAAATCCCTGGAAAGTATTGCACTAAAATTCGGTATTCCTGCTTAAATCAGACTATTTTAGGATTGAAATTTATTAAATTGGAGAGTATAGAGCCAGGGGTACATAAGCTTAAATCAGACTATTTTAGGATTGAAATTGTGATAGATACGCTCCTGTACCACTGAAGTAGTAGCTTAAATCAGACTATTTTAGGATTGAAATTTATACTAGTGCATTATGGCGTAGTCATGATATTTAGGCTTAAATCAGACTATTTTAGGATTGAAATAACAGGAAGTTTTGAAGCAGAGTTTAACAAATACTGGGCTTAAATCAGACTATTTTAGGATTGAAATCTTACTAATAAGAGCTGTTTCTAATTCAGTAATAAAGCTTAAATCAGACTATTTTAGGATTGAAATAATGGTTATGCTATTCTATTAGGAGATTTATGTGATAGCTTAAATCAGACTATTTTAGGATTGAAATTAAATTCTTTTTATACGGTTTTAATCTATCAACTGGCTTAAATCAGACTATTTTAGGATTGAAATAAGTCATAAATATTGATGATAGGAACAAGACTTTTACGCTTAAATCAGACTATTTTAGGATTGAAATTTGCTAAGCTGTATTGTCCTGTGATGTCTGCGTGCTTAGCTTAAATCAGACTATTTTAGGATTGAAATGATTGTATCGGGATATATTATGCTTAACACATGCTTAAATCAGACTATTTTAGGATTGAAATTTTCCCCAACATCATAGTTAACTGGTACTGCATCTAGCTTAAATCAGACTATTTTAGGATTGAAATTGTTGCAGTAGATTATTATACCTTGTTAAATCCTTGGCTTAAATCAGACTATTTTAGGATTGAAATCTTATTGCCCCTACATCTGCACATTCTGTGTGAAATGCTTAAATCAGACTATTTTAGGATTGAAATTGTTGTCATCCAGTTCGTATCTCATTATGTAGTTTCCTGGCTTAAATCAGACTATTTTAGGATTGAAATTATAAAAATTATACAGTAAATACAGGGACAGGGCTTAAATCAGACTATTTTAGGATTGAAATAGAAACTAGATGATGATGAAATCCTTACAGCTGACGATATTAGCTTAAATCAGACTATTTTAGGATTGAAATGAATTCTTCTGATGCCTTTAAATTGTTTCATTGAAGCTTAAATCAGACTATTTTAGGATTGAAATGAGTCTAACGTATCTACATACGCTATATTGGAGTAGCTTAAATCAGACTATTTTAGGATTGAAATTTTTATTTAAAGGCATGATGTAAGGCACTGTTGTAGCTTAAATCAGACTATTTTAGGATTGAAATATTAGATATGGTGGGATTTGATGTTTGGCGATAATGCTTAAATCAGACTATTTTAGGATTGAAATTCAGCAGTTGCACCAAATCAACTTGCAAATCGTGGTGAGCTTAAATCAGACTATTTTAGGATTGAAATGCATTAAAAGATGCAGCAATTCAAATGAATACCAGGCTTAAATCAGACTATTTTAGGATTGAAATTACTTTAATTGAAATGTATAATTGGTTTATAAAGGGCTTAAATCAGACTATTTTAGGATTGAAATAATTTCTTGCATGGACGTTAATCCATGCACATTCACGCTTAAATCAGACTATTTTAGGATTGAAATGAGGAAATATTAAATTATCTGGTTGATGGAGAAGAAGCTTAAATCAGACTATTTTAGGATTGAAATTTCTGGATGCAGAACATGTCCCATTTCATGATAAACTGCTTAAATCAGACTATTTTAGGATTGAAATTACTAGATATAATGGATTATTGCAGTTTGGTAATAAAGCTTAAATCAGACTATTTTAGGATTGAAATGAACAAAGGTGACATTGTATTTGAAAAAGCAACAGCAGCTTAAATCAGACTATTTTAGGATTGAAATGGATTAACAACCGCATATTTAATGGGTGGTTATAAGGGCTTAAATCAGACTATTTTAGGATTGAAATCGAGTAATACAGGATATATGTATTTAGATTATCTTGCTTAAATCAGACTATTTTAGGATTGAAATCATAGCAAACTGGGTAAATACATCATCTGTATTAGGGGCTTAAATCAGACTATTTTAGCTCTATCAAAAATCATAGATTTTTGAAAGCGAGGATTTTTTGATATCTTGAAAAATTTTCGACGGCCTTTTCAAGGAAAAGGTTGTTATTCATAATACTTCAAATATTCATTAAGCATTTTAGGGAACGACTTTGCACTCAAAAATCTAAGTCCAAGCCTTTCTGCCCATACCCTAATACCTTCATCAGCCGCTACAACACCTGCACCCAATTCCTTTGCAAGAAGTAGAACGTCAAGATCTGGCGCGCTGTCAAGGGTCCCTTTCCTTAAAGCTGCCCTGTAACGCTTTCTGAAGTCTTTTATGGCGTTTCCAATTATTTCCATTTCAATTTCAGCTTTGGCTTCGCCTCTTGATAATCTAACCATTGATTCAACAGCCGCCTCCCAGATGGCATTTTCAGATATCCTCATTCCTTTATTCATACGTTCCCTCATATCATGCACGTATTCATAGAAAATTTCTGAAGGTATCTTTGTGTCATATCTGTTAGGTGTTTTTTTAACTATCCATGTTTCAGCCTTAACCAGTATGCTCTCAGGGCACTCATATCTTCCCATATAATTTATAAATTCTTTATAAGTGATTGGGGGCATGTGACAGCTCATGTTTAGTTTTATTCTTGACTCTGCTATTAAATCCACCAAAACATCAACTGTTTTTATCAGTTCTCCTTCACCATATTCTTCTCTAAGCTGATTATCCGTAAATGCGGTTGTATCTAAAACAAACCTTTGTTTTGCAGGCATTTTATCCCCTCAATCCCTAAATTCATCTTACAAATTAATAAAGTCTATCTATTATTATGTCAGCTGATGCTATTAAATGAATATGGTTATTATATTTTCTTTTAATCCTGTTTTAATTTCTTATAGATTATTTCTTAAATTAACTTTAAAAAGTTTATAAATCGAGTGATATAAAATATTCTATTGAATTAGTATAGTGTGATGATAATGATAACCGGTAAAACAAATGTTGTTGGATTAATTGGTGATCCTGTGGAGCACAGCTTATCTCCACCAATGCATAATGCTGCTTTTAAGCATTTAAATCTTGATTACATTTATGTTCCTTATCACGTGAAAAAAGAATCTCTGGGGAATTCAATATCTGGTGCTAAAGCCCTGAATATAAAAGGACTCAATGTTACAATCCCCCATAAAACAGAAGTCATTAAATACTTAGATGTCCTGGATAAACCTGCAGAGCTTATAGGTGCTGTTAATACTATCAAATTTGGTGATGATGAGGCTAAAGGATATAATACTGATGGAATAGGGGCTGTAAGGTCAATTGAAGAAGTTAGTAGCGTTAAAAATAAAAAAGTTATTATTTTAGGGGCGGGAGGAGCGGCTCGTGCGGTTTCATTCCAGATACTTATTGATGGTGCAGAATCACTGGTCATTGGAAATAGAACACCTGAAAATGCATTAAAACTTCAAAAAGACCTTATCAAAAAATTAAATGCTGATGTTAAAACCATTGATCTTGGAGAAGAACTTAAAAAAGAACTTTTAAATGCTGATATTCTAATAAATACAACACCCATCGGCATGTATCCCAATATAGATCAGGAACCTCTTGTTAAAGCTGAAATGATGTGTAAAGATCTAATTTGCAATGATATCGTTTATAATCCTCTTAAAACAGGACTTCTTAAAGAAGCTGAAAAAGCAGGTGCAAAAACCGTTTCAGGAATTAAAATGCTAATATATCAGGGCATGGAGTCCTTTAAAATATGGACTGGCGTTAATCCTCCTTTAGATGTTTTTGAGAATGCCCTTAAAAAGCAGATAAAATGATTAATCAAAGGAGATTTTATGGAAAACATCAAAATAACAGACAATCACATACATGTTGACCCTAAAAATGGTGAAGGTCCCCTTGAAGTTGCAAAAAAATTTCATCGAGCTGGAGGAAGCGTGATGATAATTCCAAATAAACCTACATGGACAGTTGGAGCTTCATGTAATTTTGATAAGGCAATGCAACTTGTTATAAAATATACAGAAGAAATAAACAATAATACAGAGGTTAAAGCTTTTCCAGTAGTTGGAGCCCATCCTGCAGAGCTTTCAAGACGTGTTGAAAACGGCGTGAAACTTGAAACTGCAGAAAAGATGATGATAGAAACATTAGAATCTGCACAGAAACTGGTTATTGAAGGAAAAGCAATTGGAATTGGGGAAATCGGTAGACCTCACTATGAAGTTTCATCTGAAGAGATGGAAGTCCACAACAGAATTATTCTATATGCAATGGAGCTTGCAGCAGATGCTGACTGTGCTATTCAGCTCCACACAGAAAGTGCTGGTGAAGAGCAGTTTTTAGAATTTGCAGAAATGGCCGATAAGGCAGGTTTAAAACGACACAAGGTTATAAAACATTTTTCCGGACCTCTTGTAGCTCCAGATGAAAATCATGGATTAACACCATCTCTTATTGCAACCAAAAGCGTTATAGTTGAGGGGATTAAAAAAGGAAATAACTTCCTTATGGAAACTGACTATCTTGACATGAAAAGCCGGCCCGGAGCTGTTCTGGGCCCTAAAACTGTGCCTAGACGTACAAAA is a genomic window containing:
- a CDS encoding RNA ligase partner protein — its product is MPAKQRFVLDTTAFTDNQLREEYGEGELIKTVDVLVDLIAESRIKLNMSCHMPPITYKEFINYMGRYECPESILVKAETWIVKKTPNRYDTKIPSEIFYEYVHDMRERMNKGMRISENAIWEAAVESMVRLSRGEAKAEIEMEIIGNAIKDFRKRYRAALRKGTLDSAPDLDVLLLAKELGAGVVAADEGIRVWAERLGLRFLSAKSFPKMLNEYLKYYE
- the aroE gene encoding shikimate dehydrogenase, with product MITGKTNVVGLIGDPVEHSLSPPMHNAAFKHLNLDYIYVPYHVKKESLGNSISGAKALNIKGLNVTIPHKTEVIKYLDVLDKPAELIGAVNTIKFGDDEAKGYNTDGIGAVRSIEEVSSVKNKKVIILGAGGAARAVSFQILIDGAESLVIGNRTPENALKLQKDLIKKLNADVKTIDLGEELKKELLNADILINTTPIGMYPNIDQEPLVKAEMMCKDLICNDIVYNPLKTGLLKEAEKAGAKTVSGIKMLIYQGMESFKIWTGVNPPLDVFENALKKQIK
- a CDS encoding TatD family hydrolase; the encoded protein is MENIKITDNHIHVDPKNGEGPLEVAKKFHRAGGSVMIIPNKPTWTVGASCNFDKAMQLVIKYTEEINNNTEVKAFPVVGAHPAELSRRVENGVKLETAEKMMIETLESAQKLVIEGKAIGIGEIGRPHYEVSSEEMEVHNRIILYAMELAADADCAIQLHTESAGEEQFLEFAEMADKAGLKRHKVIKHFSGPLVAPDENHGLTPSLIATKSVIVEGIKKGNNFLMETDYLDMKSRPGAVLGPKTVPRRTKDLLQKGILTEEDAYKIHVENVEKVYGIELE